The following are from one region of the Gloeomargarita lithophora Alchichica-D10 genome:
- a CDS encoding Ycf51 family protein: protein MAFVDTNFSGSPLLALAIPTLGEFAQAAQIMGSLTLLFALVTLVGFGFRWGIRFRLVGITGFMAVLTGGLFALGLTPVTRTVLPNASRYTTVYDGGATQAVIAVAGDLSQAQLTATLQQAANNLFSYGRLATGDAVLTVRARTLLHPAPGVTEPVYLGQVRRSLRQRQDPAMVVELNTPALDRVNRVLAGS, encoded by the coding sequence ATGGCTTTTGTTGATACAAATTTTAGCGGTTCCCCGCTTTTGGCGCTGGCAATTCCCACCCTGGGGGAATTTGCCCAGGCCGCACAAATCATGGGTAGTTTAACGCTTCTGTTCGCCCTGGTGACCCTGGTGGGGTTTGGATTTCGCTGGGGCATCCGGTTTCGGTTGGTGGGGATTACGGGGTTTATGGCGGTTCTGACCGGGGGCTTGTTTGCCCTGGGATTAACCCCGGTGACCCGCACGGTGTTACCCAACGCCAGCCGTTATACCACGGTGTATGACGGGGGGGCTACCCAGGCGGTGATTGCGGTGGCGGGGGATTTGAGTCAGGCACAACTGACGGCAACGTTGCAACAGGCGGCTAATAATCTATTTTCCTACGGTCGTTTGGCAACGGGGGATGCGGTCTTGACGGTACGGGCACGGACGTTGCTCCACCCGGCACCGGGGGTGACGGAACCGGTTTATTTGGGGCAGGTGCGCCGTTCCCTGCGGCAGAGGCAAGACCCGGCGATGGTGGTAGAATTGAATACCCCGGCGTTAGATCGGGTCAATCGGGTCTTAGCAGGTTCTTAA
- a CDS encoding iron-containing alcohol dehydrogenase family protein, with the protein MTELVIAPRAVLRGRNLIPQCRERLAALTEHCLLVGGATSGNLVLSRLRSAGIAPVSVVTLRECTEAQRQELAQVIASQGIAGVIAGGGGKALDAGKLAAHDANLPVVTIPTTGATCAAWTALSNLYSPAGAFQSDVPLRTCPELLLLDYDLIQTAPPRTLVAGIGDALAKWYEAAVSSGESGDTPVVMAVQQARVLRDILLQKAVPALKEPGGQTWQEVVDATVLMAGLMGGVGGASCRTVAAHAVHNGLTHWPQTHRWYHGEKVAFGILVQLRLEEAQGYPLAGVARAQLLNLYRQIDLPCTLSDLGLGALVPEELLALAQVICQPGSDIHRLPFGVTPVQVVQALQTTTQPWAKTQVPAG; encoded by the coding sequence ATGACTGAGTTGGTGATTGCTCCCCGTGCGGTTCTGCGGGGAAGAAACTTAATTCCCCAGTGTCGGGAACGCTTGGCCGCCCTGACGGAACATTGTCTGTTGGTGGGCGGCGCAACCAGTGGGAATTTGGTGCTGTCCCGGTTGCGGTCGGCGGGAATTGCCCCGGTGTCCGTGGTCACCCTCCGGGAATGCACCGAAGCCCAGCGCCAAGAACTTGCCCAGGTGATTGCCAGCCAGGGTATCGCCGGGGTGATCGCCGGTGGGGGGGGCAAAGCCCTGGATGCGGGCAAACTCGCCGCCCACGATGCCAATTTGCCGGTGGTTACCATCCCCACCACGGGAGCCACCTGTGCCGCTTGGACGGCCTTGAGCAATCTTTATTCCCCGGCGGGAGCCTTTCAGTCCGATGTACCCCTGCGTACTTGCCCCGAACTATTACTTTTGGACTATGACCTGATTCAAACGGCGCCCCCCCGTACCCTGGTGGCGGGGATTGGGGATGCCCTCGCCAAATGGTACGAGGCCGCTGTGAGCAGTGGTGAATCCGGCGATACTCCCGTAGTAATGGCGGTACAACAGGCCAGGGTTTTGCGGGACATTTTACTGCAAAAAGCCGTACCTGCTCTCAAAGAACCGGGGGGGCAAACCTGGCAGGAAGTCGTGGATGCTACCGTACTGATGGCGGGGTTAATGGGCGGGGTCGGCGGAGCGTCATGCCGCACGGTGGCCGCCCATGCAGTCCACAATGGCCTGACCCACTGGCCGCAGACCCACCGCTGGTATCACGGGGAAAAAGTAGCCTTTGGCATTTTGGTACAGTTGCGCCTGGAGGAAGCCCAGGGGTATCCCTTGGCGGGGGTGGCGCGGGCGCAGTTGCTAAATTTGTATAGACAAATTGATTTACCTTGTACTTTGAGTGACTTGGGGTTAGGGGCGTTGGTTCCAGAGGAATTGTTGGCACTGGCGCAGGTGATTTGCCAACCGGGGAGTGATATACACCGTTTGCCCTTTGGGGTGACCCCGGTGCAGGTGGTGCAGGCTCTGCAAACGACTACCCAACCCTGGGCAAAAACCCAGGTACCGGCAGGATAA